The following proteins are co-located in the Petrotoga miotherma DSM 10691 genome:
- a CDS encoding HNH endonuclease has protein sequence MPDRDVKTIQDLIYYQYAKIIARSAFSIPNGNIAKKQHYGFIKKTFLELKNGVKSWSEITHEDWQFVEFPKECIYCGAKSDIQKEHIVPRALQITPKCKTCDKIQGIHNQVWACKQCNYSKGTKGLYEFYKAKFPNEKKFYDLIPPLLEKKYLKTIYNCHKCAGTLNLGDLDGDGKITVLDIDFILH, from the coding sequence ATGCCAGATAGAGATGTAAAAACAATACAAGATCTCATATATTATCAATATGCCAAAATTATAGCAAGAAGCGCTTTTTCCATCCCTAATGGAAATATTGCGAAGAAACAGCATTATGGATTTATAAAAAAGACATTTTTAGAATTAAAAAACGGTGTTAAATCTTGGTCAGAAATTACTCACGAAGATTGGCAATTCGTGGAATTTCCAAAGGAATGTATATATTGCGGAGCGAAAAGCGATATTCAAAAAGAACATATTGTTCCAAGGGCTTTGCAAATTACCCCCAAGTGTAAAACATGTGACAAAATCCAAGGCATTCACAACCAAGTATGGGCGTGTAAACAATGTAATTATTCAAAAGGCACGAAAGGTCTTTATGAATTCTACAAGGCAAAATTTCCAAATGAAAAGAAATTCTACGACTTAATTCCACCACTATTAGAGAAGAAATACTTAAAGACAATTTATAATTGTCATAAATGTGCTGGAACTCTAAATCTTGGTGATCTAGATGGCGACGGAAAAATAACTGTACTGGACATTGACTTCATACTTCATTGA